Proteins encoded by one window of Pyrinomonadaceae bacterium:
- a CDS encoding M1 family aminopeptidase has translation MPTLHRGLKLSALVFVFLCSGTSFAQPGSTDPAKQLYEQVKAFNLDGGAVAAKSLTFQRDRAKLVFDGTFYFTAPVNGRVTGAVFIGEGKLSAEVPPSEFEKHNVKRLLGVDIVESDFKTAVFRFSDDTAERIGKPSSEVPASDPEAAKLAKEHDVRILKQTGANLPARIALSILNQEDPGFFFATFAGGKRGQFSLLIDHQSRIPVSTFGINGGEKGLIFSYKSTYYYNEVWMAFHAEADYRRGTAIYPDAFDLVDVRHYDLNVDLREHKKALKLFATAKAKILAPKVRVISFDIGEDLGEFENWRLNKQMRLKEARLGGKELAFAQEDWEGSFTLFLPAEVSGEIQLELTLEGDFMFDATGVADCHYPRTNGSWFPRHGYLDRATFDLTFRHPKKLSVASAGLRVSEEPEAEDKDVVRTRYRVDQPIPALTFALAPFRRHAQTLKSEQGGVGDPISVEFYSLPDDQKTIKENVILAELDNTLRYFTKRFGPYPYGAFRAAYHPFGYGLGYPSLLMIPPNELNRKYTYYAFIAHETAHQWWGDIVSWRSYRDQWLSEGFAEYSGILYTGTRTDPTVGHQLLAQLRNSLRLAPLTETGLGKGRVVDVGPIILGHRLNTRKTQGTYQNLIYNKGALVLRMLHFLLSDPASGESGAFFVMMTDFVKRFQNRAASTDDFRRVANEHFAKSPIGRDYGLNNLDWFFEQYVHGTEFPSYEMEYQIQDQPDGKSLLSGTLKQENAPDGWFMILPVLLSFAGKQEAEVTINAHGPATKFQITLPARPTKVELDPNRWVLADNVSTKRVGK, from the coding sequence TTGCCAACCCTGCACCGAGGCCTGAAGCTTTCAGCCCTGGTCTTCGTTTTTCTTTGTTCAGGCACTTCGTTCGCGCAACCCGGCAGCACCGACCCCGCCAAACAGCTCTATGAACAGGTGAAGGCGTTCAACCTGGATGGGGGCGCGGTTGCCGCAAAGTCTCTGACGTTTCAACGCGATCGCGCGAAGCTGGTCTTTGACGGTACGTTCTACTTCACCGCTCCAGTAAATGGCCGCGTCACCGGCGCCGTGTTCATCGGCGAAGGCAAGTTAAGCGCAGAGGTCCCGCCCAGCGAATTCGAAAAACATAATGTGAAGCGACTGCTCGGCGTCGACATAGTCGAATCGGATTTCAAGACTGCGGTCTTCCGATTCAGCGATGACACGGCCGAGCGTATCGGCAAGCCCTCATCCGAAGTCCCCGCTTCGGACCCTGAAGCGGCGAAGCTCGCGAAGGAACACGATGTCCGCATTCTCAAGCAAACGGGCGCCAACCTTCCGGCGCGCATTGCCCTGTCGATTCTGAATCAGGAGGACCCCGGCTTTTTCTTCGCCACGTTTGCTGGTGGGAAGCGTGGACAGTTCAGTCTGCTCATCGATCACCAAAGCCGTATTCCGGTTTCGACTTTTGGTATTAATGGCGGAGAGAAGGGCTTAATCTTCAGTTACAAATCGACCTATTACTACAACGAAGTATGGATGGCATTCCACGCGGAAGCGGATTACCGGCGCGGAACTGCGATATACCCTGACGCCTTTGATCTGGTCGATGTCAGACACTACGACCTGAATGTCGATTTGCGCGAACACAAGAAAGCACTCAAACTCTTCGCCACCGCAAAGGCAAAGATTCTGGCTCCAAAAGTGCGCGTCATATCGTTTGATATCGGCGAAGACCTGGGAGAGTTCGAAAATTGGCGTCTCAACAAACAGATGCGCTTGAAGGAAGCGCGCCTCGGCGGCAAAGAATTGGCGTTCGCCCAGGAAGATTGGGAAGGCAGCTTTACTTTGTTCCTGCCGGCAGAAGTTTCCGGCGAAATCCAATTAGAGCTCACCCTCGAGGGCGACTTTATGTTCGACGCCACAGGGGTCGCCGATTGTCACTACCCACGCACAAATGGCTCCTGGTTTCCGCGGCATGGCTATCTTGATCGCGCGACATTCGATTTGACGTTTCGCCACCCGAAAAAGCTGAGTGTGGCAAGCGCCGGTCTGAGAGTCTCGGAAGAACCCGAAGCGGAAGACAAAGACGTGGTGCGAACACGTTATCGGGTCGATCAACCCATCCCGGCCCTTACCTTTGCACTTGCCCCCTTTAGGCGCCATGCACAGACACTGAAGTCCGAGCAGGGCGGCGTAGGCGATCCCATCTCGGTTGAGTTTTATTCGCTTCCCGATGATCAAAAAACCATTAAAGAGAACGTAATACTCGCCGAATTGGATAACACGTTGAGGTATTTCACCAAGCGGTTCGGTCCTTATCCATACGGGGCATTTCGCGCCGCATATCATCCATTCGGTTATGGTCTCGGGTACCCTTCGCTGCTGATGATTCCTCCCAACGAACTTAATCGGAAGTACACCTACTACGCATTCATCGCACACGAAACCGCCCACCAATGGTGGGGCGATATAGTCTCGTGGCGATCGTACCGCGACCAATGGTTGAGCGAAGGGTTCGCAGAATACTCAGGGATTCTTTACACCGGCACGCGCACTGATCCTACTGTCGGACACCAGCTCCTGGCTCAGTTGCGGAATTCTCTTCGACTGGCGCCGCTAACGGAAACCGGCTTGGGGAAGGGGCGCGTGGTGGATGTCGGACCGATCATCCTGGGTCATCGCCTGAATACGCGGAAGACACAAGGCACGTATCAGAATTTGATCTACAACAAAGGCGCGCTGGTGCTTCGCATGTTGCATTTTCTGCTGAGCGATCCGGCCTCAGGTGAAAGTGGCGCCTTCTTCGTCATGATGACGGACTTCGTAAAGCGTTTTCAAAACCGCGCCGCTTCAACCGACGATTTCCGGCGGGTAGCCAACGAACATTTTGCCAAATCGCCGATCGGTCGGGACTATGGCCTCAACAATCTTGATTGGTTTTTTGAGCAGTATGTTCATGGCACTGAATTCCCGTCGTACGAAATGGAGTATCAGATTCAGGATCAACCCGACGGCAAATCGCTCTTAAGCGGTACGCTAAAACAGGAGAACGCGCCCGATGGTTGGTTCATGATTTTGCCGGTTTTGCTTTCGTTTGCCGGAAAACAGGAGGCGGAGGTGACGATTAACGCGCACGGCCCGGCGACAAAGTTTCAGATTACTCTGCCGGCGCGGCCAACCAAGGTTGAGTTGGATCCCAATCGCTGGGTGCTCGCCGATAACGTGTCGACTAAACGCGTGGGCAAGTGA
- a CDS encoding dual specificity protein phosphatase family protein — MIRKVLTLRYALLAIGIFAVAVVWNFPTARMSEVPGISIPNFAKVNDHYYRGSQPTAEQFAQLKQFGIKTVIDLRGDYKKDEEASVRDLGMNFFRIPMKTRVAATEEQTAYFLGLVNDPANWPVYVHCKGGRHRTGAMTGVYRITHDGWTANQVWEEMKKYDFENGLFGGPSAQKKYVFTFYQRRYATSNAQR; from the coding sequence ATGATTAGAAAAGTCCTAACCCTTCGCTACGCGCTTCTCGCCATCGGCATCTTCGCGGTCGCGGTCGTTTGGAATTTTCCGACCGCCCGCATGTCGGAAGTCCCCGGCATCTCGATCCCGAATTTTGCGAAAGTAAACGATCACTATTATCGCGGTTCGCAACCGACTGCCGAACAGTTTGCGCAATTGAAACAATTCGGAATTAAGACCGTGATCGACCTGCGCGGAGACTACAAGAAGGACGAAGAAGCCTCAGTCCGCGATTTAGGCATGAACTTTTTCCGGATTCCTATGAAGACCCGCGTCGCGGCCACGGAGGAACAGACCGCTTATTTCCTGGGCCTGGTGAATGACCCCGCAAACTGGCCCGTGTATGTTCACTGCAAAGGCGGGCGTCACCGCACCGGCGCGATGACCGGTGTTTATCGCATCACTCACGACGGCTGGACTGCGAACCAGGTGTGGGAAGAGATGAAGAAATACGATTTTGAGAATGGTTTATTCGGCGGCCCCTCAGCGCAGAAGAAATACGTCTTTACCTTCTACCAACGCCGGTACGCGACGTCGAACGCCCAAAGGTAA
- a CDS encoding methyltransferase domain-containing protein codes for MDERVDLFYNAYANFTNQVLAAVRKEAFGHDIGQNSWLTVDECDQFISWLNLSNDKHVLEVASGAGGPARYLADRVGCRVTGIDANESGVATATQAAESNGAHLVSFRVADANARLPFADESFDALICIDSMNHFPERERVFREWRRVLRSGGRALFTDPVVITGPVTNDELALRSSIGLFLFVPPGINEQLIEKVGFQLVRQEDVTENAALVSGRWHEARVRYREELIKIEGEQRFEDLQKFFDAVHRLSSEKRLSRAVYLVEKSVD; via the coding sequence ATGGACGAACGAGTTGATCTCTTCTACAACGCTTACGCCAACTTTACTAACCAGGTCCTGGCAGCGGTTCGGAAAGAGGCTTTCGGCCACGATATCGGCCAGAACAGTTGGCTGACTGTCGACGAGTGCGATCAATTCATTTCCTGGCTCAACCTTTCAAATGACAAGCATGTTCTGGAAGTAGCGAGCGGGGCCGGCGGACCGGCCCGCTACCTCGCCGATCGCGTGGGTTGTCGCGTAACCGGCATTGACGCCAACGAAAGCGGCGTGGCGACCGCAACTCAAGCGGCTGAATCGAACGGGGCTCACTTAGTTAGCTTTAGGGTCGCGGATGCGAACGCTCGCTTGCCGTTTGCAGACGAATCTTTCGATGCCCTCATCTGTATCGACTCGATGAATCATTTTCCGGAGCGCGAACGCGTTTTTAGGGAATGGCGCCGAGTGCTTCGATCCGGCGGGCGTGCGCTGTTCACGGATCCGGTGGTGATTACGGGCCCGGTGACTAATGATGAGCTGGCGTTGCGCAGTTCGATCGGCCTGTTCTTGTTCGTGCCGCCCGGTATTAATGAACAATTGATTGAGAAAGTTGGTTTTCAACTCGTGCGGCAAGAGGACGTCACGGAAAATGCCGCCCTGGTTTCAGGCCGATGGCACGAAGCCCGTGTGCGATATCGTGAAGAACTGATCAAGATCGAGGGAGAGCAGCGTTTTGAAGATCTTCAGAAGTTTTTCGACGCCGTCCATCGTTTGTCTTCTGAAAAGCGACTATCTCGGGCAGTTTACCTGGTGGAAAAGAGCGTCGACTAA
- the ribH gene encoding 6,7-dimethyl-8-ribityllumazine synthase, producing the protein MSLEKSQPRNQLLNASGFRFAIVASRWNDAIVSRLIDGAQKALQQASAADDAVELFRVPGTFEIPLCAQKAAESRKFDAVICLGVVIRGDTPHFEYIAASAARGISEASLRTGVPLLFGVITADNVGQADQRSRDNENNKGYEAAMSAVELVNLYRDTFRK; encoded by the coding sequence TTGTCTTTAGAAAAATCACAGCCGCGCAATCAACTGCTCAATGCGAGCGGCTTTCGCTTTGCAATCGTCGCCAGCCGCTGGAACGACGCGATCGTTTCGCGGCTAATCGACGGCGCGCAGAAGGCTTTGCAGCAGGCGTCCGCCGCGGATGACGCGGTGGAGTTGTTCCGCGTGCCGGGAACGTTTGAAATTCCTTTGTGCGCACAGAAGGCGGCCGAGTCGCGCAAGTTCGACGCAGTAATTTGTCTGGGCGTCGTAATTCGTGGCGACACGCCGCACTTTGAATACATTGCCGCGTCAGCGGCGCGCGGCATCAGTGAAGCGAGTTTGCGCACCGGCGTGCCTTTGCTGTTTGGCGTGATTACGGCCGACAATGTCGGACAGGCTGACCAACGCTCGCGCGACAACGAGAACAACAAGGGTTACGAAGCAGCGATGTCGGCGGTTGAATTAGTGAATCTTTACCGGGACACTTTTAGGAAGTGA
- the nusB gene encoding transcription antitermination factor NusB, translating to MGSRRKARESALQMLFAADVAATRPDELARTFWSELSDDEMDEQAREFATALAVGTLAHVEEVDARIRSRAEHWRIDRMATVDRNVLRLAVYEFLYEPTPRTVTINEALEVARRFSTFEATQFINGILDAIKRDLDQERPETESDNPPEAEDQS from the coding sequence ATGGGTTCAAGACGTAAGGCGCGTGAGAGCGCCTTGCAAATGCTCTTTGCGGCTGATGTAGCGGCGACGCGTCCGGATGAACTGGCGCGCACCTTCTGGTCTGAATTGTCTGACGACGAGATGGACGAGCAGGCACGCGAGTTCGCCACGGCGCTGGCGGTCGGGACACTCGCGCACGTTGAAGAGGTGGACGCACGCATCCGTTCGCGCGCTGAACACTGGCGCATCGATCGCATGGCCACTGTGGATCGGAACGTCCTCCGGCTCGCTGTTTACGAGTTTCTTTACGAACCCACCCCGCGCACCGTCACAATAAATGAGGCGCTCGAAGTAGCGCGCCGCTTCTCGACCTTCGAAGCTACCCAATTCATCAACGGCATCCTCGACGCTATCAAACGTGATTTGGATCAGGAGCGACCCGAAACTGAGAGTGATAACCCACCGGAAGCGGAAGACCAGTCGTGA
- the holA gene encoding DNA polymerase III subunit delta, whose translation MPVRSRKELLQSLKQGKIEPVYFLFGPESYLRDQAARAIADEALRETLLREFNDSTFSLRTGDARSAIAAAEQLPMMSPRRVVLIRDFSKLNETTEEILLSYIDRPVETSVVIFNTDDCDKRKKFAKRLMSGAAFEFPPLNNAELSVWARTHLAELKADAAPAVVSRIVELVGSNVRSLANELNKLATAALPSANITLDLVEELVGRSRELMNWELTDHMLARNRARAVKTLQHLLDDGAPPVMLIGLIASTYRRMALAHALLSKGAPPKEIFRQVPMPPFKQSSYLQMLNRVDGRRIVQQMVRIAEADLGIKTSKATPRMQVELLVNELMH comes from the coding sequence ATGCCTGTACGCAGCCGCAAGGAACTCCTCCAGTCACTCAAGCAAGGAAAGATCGAGCCCGTCTATTTTCTTTTCGGGCCTGAATCGTATTTGCGCGACCAGGCGGCGCGCGCCATTGCCGACGAAGCGCTGCGCGAAACTCTGTTGCGCGAGTTCAACGACTCCACGTTTAGCCTAAGAACCGGCGACGCACGCAGCGCGATTGCCGCCGCGGAACAATTGCCGATGATGTCGCCCCGGCGCGTCGTGCTGATCAGGGATTTCTCAAAGCTGAACGAAACGACTGAAGAAATTCTGCTGAGTTACATCGATCGGCCGGTCGAAACCTCCGTCGTCATCTTCAATACCGATGATTGCGATAAGCGCAAGAAGTTCGCGAAGAGGTTGATGAGCGGCGCGGCGTTTGAATTCCCGCCGCTGAATAATGCCGAACTTTCGGTTTGGGCGAGAACACACCTGGCGGAATTGAAAGCCGATGCCGCGCCCGCGGTCGTAAGTCGCATCGTCGAACTCGTCGGTTCGAACGTGCGGTCCCTGGCCAACGAACTGAACAAGCTCGCCACGGCGGCGCTGCCTTCCGCAAACATCACTTTAGATCTGGTCGAAGAATTGGTCGGGCGTTCGCGCGAGTTGATGAATTGGGAATTGACTGATCACATGCTGGCGCGCAACCGGGCCCGCGCGGTGAAAACCCTGCAACACCTGCTGGATGACGGCGCGCCGCCGGTGATGCTGATCGGTTTGATTGCCAGTACATACCGGCGCATGGCTCTGGCCCATGCGCTGCTTTCAAAAGGCGCACCGCCTAAAGAGATCTTTCGCCAGGTGCCGATGCCGCCGTTCAAACAGTCGAGCTATCTCCAGATGCTGAACCGCGTCGATGGACGCAGAATCGTGCAGCAGATGGTCCGAATTGCGGAAGCAGATCTGGGAATCAAAACTTCCAAAGCAACACCACGCATGCAAGTCGAGCTACTGGTTAACGAGCTGATGCATTAA
- a CDS encoding LptE family protein encodes MKRTIRAAVLLLSLLFVSGFTECYKPVTKSQLPPHIKTVAVPAFQNNALRFKIEHRFTEAVMKELIRRGHGLRVQSEREGADAVVDGVVKSFNFSGVLLDDKARARIFEVTIVAAVTVRDQHQNRVLYDNQNFVFRGEFEFANDPRNFFNEEDPAVMRMSRSFAESIVSTLVNGFGVKQ; translated from the coding sequence ATGAAACGAACAATTCGCGCGGCCGTTTTGCTCTTATCTCTGCTATTCGTGTCTGGCTTCACGGAATGCTACAAGCCGGTGACGAAGTCGCAGCTCCCGCCGCACATCAAAACCGTCGCCGTGCCCGCGTTTCAGAACAACGCGCTGCGGTTCAAGATCGAGCATCGTTTCACCGAAGCCGTGATGAAAGAACTGATTCGCCGCGGTCACGGTTTGCGCGTGCAGAGCGAACGCGAAGGCGCCGATGCGGTGGTCGACGGCGTCGTAAAGAGCTTCAATTTTTCCGGCGTGTTGTTGGACGACAAAGCGCGCGCGCGCATCTTTGAGGTGACGATCGTGGCCGCCGTGACGGTGCGTGACCAGCACCAGAACCGCGTACTTTACGACAACCAGAACTTTGTGTTTCGCGGCGAGTTTGAATTCGCGAACGACCCGCGAAATTTCTTCAATGAAGAGGATCCGGCTGTGATGCGCATGTCGCGCAGCTTTGCCGAATCGATTGTCTCGACCCTGGTTAATGGATTTGGCGTGAAGCAGTAG
- a CDS encoding VOC family protein, whose amino-acid sequence MTEPIPIGPTLSQIAQIFVNVKDLDRAIAFYRDMLGMRFLFTAPPGMAFFDCGGIRIMLGIADRPEIDHPASIIYYKVDDIEKVYEVFNARGIEFIVKPHLVAPMPTYDLWLADFKDSEGNILALMSEVPREVA is encoded by the coding sequence ATGACCGAGCCCATTCCGATTGGCCCGACGCTTTCGCAAATCGCGCAGATTTTTGTCAACGTTAAGGACCTCGACCGCGCGATCGCTTTTTACCGCGACATGCTGGGAATGAGATTTCTCTTCACGGCGCCGCCCGGCATGGCATTTTTTGACTGCGGCGGCATTCGCATCATGCTCGGCATTGCTGATCGGCCGGAGATCGATCATCCGGCATCGATCATCTACTACAAAGTCGATGACATCGAGAAGGTCTACGAAGTCTTCAACGCCCGCGGCATCGAGTTCATTGTGAAGCCTCATCTCGTGGCGCCAATGCCGACCTACGATCTTTGGCTCGCGGACTTTAAAGACTCAGAAGGAAACATCCTGGCGTTGATGAGTGAAGTCCCGCGCGAAGTGGCGTGA
- a CDS encoding O-antigen ligase family protein, whose protein sequence is MTPSQRLKSREIAPGPLGAWLDRAILATLFLFAFAAPISIAAAQFAWAMGILFWLLRLAVWPRPKLHRTPLDYPLLAFFILTGLSSFLSYEPLVSIGKLRAAMLFTIAYLFAQNVRSPRLLRALVIVLISAAVLSGLFTFENYAVGRGVKVSDVLPNSPLRSARFVTREKSDPSPIQSGDTIEEINGEHISNPDELVAALDRTPVDKPAQIKIYRVEWNPILRLPRAGLLPGASAEERLGIGSWSRGRDRRATGFFNHWTTYSESLQLLASIGLGLLIALPRKRSKWTVVLLLALAIMCGALLLTVVRASWLAFLASAILMALLGLRWRALIIVGACALPLVVAGLFLLQQKRNVGFFDSKDDSIRWRQTVQREGLQLLKSSPRHLFVGVGMDSIKAHWREWKLFDNGRLPMGHMHSDYLQIALERGVPALIAWLVLMGLYARMLWRLQRQLAKENWIERGVVLGALGGLVGFMISGLVHYNWGDSEVVMIFYLIMGLSLAVERITRAPDPQLG, encoded by the coding sequence ATGACCCCGTCTCAACGTCTGAAATCGCGTGAGATTGCGCCTGGTCCGCTCGGTGCCTGGCTGGATCGAGCGATCCTGGCGACGCTTTTTCTGTTCGCGTTCGCCGCGCCGATTTCGATCGCGGCGGCGCAGTTTGCGTGGGCGATGGGAATTCTGTTCTGGCTGTTGCGGCTGGCAGTTTGGCCGCGGCCGAAACTGCATCGAACGCCGCTGGATTATCCGCTGCTCGCGTTCTTCATCCTCACCGGCCTTTCTTCGTTTCTGTCTTACGAGCCGCTGGTTTCAATCGGAAAATTGCGCGCGGCGATGCTGTTTACCATCGCTTACCTGTTTGCGCAGAACGTTCGGTCGCCGCGCCTCCTTCGCGCGTTGGTAATCGTGCTGATTTCCGCGGCCGTGTTAAGCGGACTCTTTACCTTCGAAAACTACGCAGTCGGTCGAGGCGTCAAAGTCAGCGACGTACTTCCGAACAGTCCGTTGAGATCGGCGCGCTTCGTCACTCGCGAGAAAAGTGATCCCTCTCCAATCCAGAGCGGCGACACGATTGAAGAGATTAATGGCGAGCACATCTCGAACCCGGACGAGCTTGTCGCCGCGCTCGACCGGACGCCGGTAGACAAGCCGGCGCAAATCAAAATCTATCGGGTCGAGTGGAATCCGATTCTGCGTCTTCCGCGCGCTGGCCTACTGCCCGGCGCATCCGCCGAGGAACGCCTAGGAATCGGATCGTGGAGCCGCGGCCGCGATCGTCGCGCGACAGGTTTCTTCAATCACTGGACAACATACAGCGAGAGCCTGCAATTGCTCGCATCGATCGGGCTTGGCCTCTTGATCGCTTTGCCGCGCAAGCGAAGCAAATGGACAGTTGTCCTGCTCCTGGCGCTCGCGATTATGTGCGGCGCGCTGCTGTTAACGGTAGTGCGTGCGTCCTGGCTCGCCTTCCTTGCGTCCGCAATTTTGATGGCGTTGCTCGGTTTGCGATGGCGCGCGCTAATTATCGTGGGCGCGTGTGCATTGCCGCTGGTGGTCGCGGGACTTTTCTTGCTGCAACAGAAGCGAAATGTTGGGTTCTTCGATTCAAAGGACGATTCTATTCGCTGGCGACAGACGGTTCAGCGTGAAGGTCTGCAACTTTTGAAAAGCAGTCCGCGGCATCTGTTTGTCGGCGTGGGGATGGATTCGATAAAAGCACACTGGCGCGAGTGGAAGCTGTTCGACAACGGTCGGCTGCCTATGGGCCACATGCATTCCGATTATCTGCAAATCGCGCTCGAACGGGGCGTGCCCGCGTTGATCGCCTGGCTTGTTTTGATGGGGCTTTACGCGCGCATGCTTTGGCGGTTGCAGCGACAGCTAGCTAAAGAAAATTGGATCGAACGCGGCGTGGTGCTGGGCGCGCTGGGCGGACTCGTCGGTTTCATGATCAGTGGCCTCGTCCATTACAACTGGGGCGATTCCGAAGTCGTGATGATCTTCTACCTGATCATGGGTTTGAGTTTGGCAGTGGAAAGAATCACTCGCGCCCCTGACCCGCAATTGGGTTGA
- a CDS encoding M20/M25/M40 family metallo-hydrolase, protein MNNWTRSLLFILLLPFAGFSQTKTVQEYIDQVTTLSNRADVKAANDYIDRNRESILREWIAITEINAPSGHEQPRARYIEKLLRSYQLDEVRYDSAGNLIAVRKGTGGGPRIVFDAHLDTVFQPGLQIKATVRDGKVYAPGVGDDTRNIEALLATIRALNDAKIKTRGDLIFVFTVEEETTFKGVNAFIQDNKGKVDHYIALDGGYEGFTYAGIGINWYRHHFIGPGGHTRSRTPPYSATLPLARAIDRIYQLKVPTNPSSNLNIGMLGGAEVVNAKAADAYFTVDLRSTSNDVLADLEKQIQTILNEEAAREGMTVKTEVISKSQAASIPGHRESYLVRMSEAVHRVMGFDPPITNAGSNNSSPVLIAGISSISTGAGPCEETHALTENCEIEPLYKGIKKILLLELALGGSN, encoded by the coding sequence ATGAATAATTGGACGCGCTCACTGCTTTTTATCTTACTTCTACCGTTCGCGGGGTTTTCCCAAACCAAAACCGTGCAGGAGTACATCGATCAGGTGACCACCCTGTCGAATCGAGCCGATGTCAAAGCAGCTAACGACTACATCGATCGCAACAGGGAAAGCATCCTGCGGGAATGGATCGCGATTACCGAAATCAATGCGCCTTCAGGACACGAACAACCACGCGCCAGGTACATCGAGAAGCTTCTGCGCAGTTATCAACTCGATGAAGTGCGATACGACTCCGCGGGCAATCTGATCGCGGTGCGCAAAGGAACGGGCGGCGGGCCGCGCATTGTCTTCGACGCGCACCTCGACACAGTCTTTCAGCCTGGCCTGCAAATCAAAGCGACTGTACGCGACGGCAAGGTGTATGCGCCCGGAGTTGGCGACGACACGCGCAACATCGAAGCGCTGCTGGCCACGATTCGCGCGTTGAACGACGCGAAGATCAAAACCAGAGGCGATCTCATCTTTGTGTTCACGGTCGAGGAAGAGACCACCTTCAAAGGCGTGAACGCTTTCATTCAAGATAACAAAGGCAAGGTGGATCACTACATCGCGCTCGACGGCGGTTACGAAGGTTTCACCTACGCCGGCATCGGCATCAACTGGTACCGGCATCATTTCATTGGCCCGGGCGGGCACACGCGATCGCGCACGCCACCGTATTCAGCGACGCTGCCGCTGGCCCGCGCGATCGATCGCATTTATCAGTTGAAAGTCCCGACGAACCCTTCGTCGAATCTGAATATCGGCATGCTGGGCGGCGCTGAAGTCGTCAACGCGAAGGCTGCGGATGCGTACTTTACCGTTGACCTGCGCTCAACGAGCAACGACGTGCTCGCCGATCTCGAGAAGCAGATTCAAACGATTCTCAACGAAGAGGCTGCGCGCGAAGGAATGACCGTTAAGACCGAAGTGATCTCGAAATCACAGGCGGCTTCGATTCCCGGACACCGCGAGTCTTATCTCGTGCGCATGTCCGAAGCCGTGCATCGCGTGATGGGATTCGACCCGCCCATTACGAACGCCGGCTCAAACAATTCCAGTCCGGTTCTAATCGCAGGCATCTCTTCGATCTCAACCGGCGCCGGTCCATGTGAAGAGACGCACGCGCTGACAGAGAACTGCGAAATCGAACCGCTCTACAAAGGGATTAAAAAGATTTTGTTGTTGGAGTTGGCGCTAGGGGGGAGTAACTAG
- a CDS encoding VWA domain-containing protein: MRRTLFIILGLTLLISAAAIAPAQTAKPSPTPTPEDKEGQDPVKVFTEEVRLPVVATDNAGHLDAGLEIDDVLVLEDGKPQQIRSVRHIPANVLLLVDTGGGDLGGVGGMAKKTSLTRDVALRVLSLMRKGDAIALLQSGDRPDVLQTWTDDRNQVAQILKWKLFSAKRSRIFESMVKAAELLSDRPEGSRHVVLITDGVQTPGGKIQFADAVKQLTAARATIHIISYTTLVRQKDPNQKSNVTIGQRPNSENPVVAHDPTLPPGSTRSPSFGVAIRFDPAMKRRRKAYEAEAVNSEKWLTELAAETGGSIFLPMAPEEMLAKAENVAREIGAEFVVTYRPTKPLAEAKPGEYRQIEVASRRVGLYLRSRRGYFVPEQK, from the coding sequence TTGCGCCGCACTTTATTTATTATTCTTGGTTTGACGCTGCTGATTTCTGCTGCCGCCATCGCACCAGCTCAAACTGCGAAGCCATCGCCAACGCCGACCCCCGAAGATAAAGAAGGCCAGGACCCGGTCAAAGTTTTCACTGAGGAAGTCCGTCTGCCGGTTGTCGCCACCGACAATGCAGGCCATTTGGACGCCGGGCTTGAAATTGATGACGTGCTGGTTTTGGAAGACGGCAAGCCGCAACAGATCCGAAGCGTGCGGCATATTCCCGCGAACGTTTTACTGCTGGTCGATACGGGTGGCGGTGATCTCGGCGGCGTGGGTGGAATGGCCAAGAAGACGAGTCTGACACGCGATGTCGCTTTGCGTGTGTTGTCGCTGATGCGGAAAGGGGATGCTATTGCGCTCCTCCAATCGGGAGATCGCCCCGACGTTTTGCAGACGTGGACAGACGATCGCAATCAAGTCGCGCAGATCCTGAAGTGGAAGTTGTTTTCCGCGAAGCGCTCCAGGATTTTCGAGTCGATGGTCAAAGCAGCAGAACTGCTTTCCGATCGGCCGGAAGGCAGCCGTCACGTCGTCTTAATTACGGATGGGGTGCAAACGCCGGGTGGCAAAATTCAATTTGCCGACGCCGTCAAGCAGCTAACTGCGGCGCGCGCGACAATTCATATCATCAGTTACACGACACTTGTCCGCCAGAAAGACCCAAACCAGAAATCGAATGTGACCATCGGTCAGCGCCCTAACTCGGAGAATCCTGTTGTGGCGCACGATCCCACACTGCCGCCCGGCTCGACGCGCTCGCCATCCTTCGGCGTCGCCATCCGGTTTGATCCCGCGATGAAGCGTCGCCGCAAAGCCTACGAAGCCGAAGCAGTTAACAGTGAGAAGTGGCTGACGGAATTAGCCGCGGAAACTGGCGGCAGTATTTTTCTGCCCATGGCCCCTGAAGAGATGTTAGCGAAGGCGGAAAACGTCGCGCGGGAAATCGGCGCCGAGTTTGTCGTGACGTATCGCCCGACAAAACCGCTCGCCGAAGCCAAACCCGGCGAATACCGGCAGATTGAAGTCGCTTCCCGCCGCGTCGGCCTCTATCTGCGCAGCCGCCGCGGGTACTTTGTGCCGGAGCAGAAGTGA